Proteins co-encoded in one Bradyrhizobium sp. 170 genomic window:
- a CDS encoding MarR family transcriptional regulator, with product MKSNDGPKSGQAGSRDNSRDNSKAGQKGKPSGADRGLGDFLCFAIYSANLAFGRAYRKGLEDLGLTYPQWIAIVALWERDGQTVSELGEKMFLESNTLTPVLKKLETMGYLRRQRDPADERQVRISLTEAGRLLREKGMHMNLVASTGLKEDEFARLQKSVIALRDNLIDATAQQEK from the coding sequence ATGAAATCCAATGATGGTCCCAAATCCGGTCAGGCCGGTTCCAGGGACAATTCCCGAGACAATTCAAAGGCCGGCCAGAAGGGGAAACCATCAGGGGCCGACCGGGGCCTTGGCGATTTCCTGTGCTTTGCGATCTACTCGGCCAACCTCGCCTTCGGCCGGGCCTACAGGAAGGGCCTTGAGGATCTCGGTCTGACCTACCCGCAATGGATCGCGATCGTGGCCTTGTGGGAGCGGGACGGCCAGACGGTGAGCGAGCTTGGCGAAAAGATGTTCCTGGAATCCAACACGCTCACGCCGGTCCTGAAAAAGCTCGAGACCATGGGTTACCTGCGCCGTCAGCGCGATCCCGCGGACGAACGGCAGGTGCGCATCAGCCTTACCGAGGCCGGCCGGCTTCTGCGCGAGAAGGGCATGCACATGAACCTCGTGGCTTCGACCGGACTCAAGGAAGATGAATTCGCTCGGCTGCAGAAAAGCGTCATTGCGCTCCGTGACAATCTGATCGACGCGACGGCGCAGCAGGAGAAGTGA
- a CDS encoding VOC family protein codes for MTTTSANQTSNAPAIDLKLEIVVLPVSDVERAKQFYAKLGWRLDADFAGPDDYRVIQFTPPGSNASVIFGKNVTSAAPGSAQGLYLIVSDIEAARNALLGRGVAISEAFHAGGDVHVGADEPYLFGRVRLSGPDPARGSYRSYASFSDPDGNGWLLQEVTARLPGRIDGNGTSFTSSADLAATFRRAAAAHGEYEKRNGGKHDENWPDWYADYIVNEQSGQQQAA; via the coding sequence ATGACCACCACATCTGCAAACCAGACCTCGAATGCGCCGGCGATCGACCTGAAGCTCGAAATCGTCGTCCTTCCGGTCTCCGACGTCGAACGCGCCAAGCAGTTTTATGCAAAACTCGGCTGGCGGCTCGATGCCGATTTCGCCGGCCCGGACGATTATCGCGTGATCCAGTTCACCCCGCCCGGCTCCAACGCCTCGGTGATCTTCGGCAAGAACGTCACCTCTGCCGCGCCCGGCTCCGCGCAGGGCCTGTACCTGATCGTCTCCGACATCGAGGCCGCCCGCAACGCGTTGCTCGGCCGTGGCGTTGCGATCAGTGAAGCGTTTCACGCCGGCGGCGACGTGCACGTTGGTGCGGACGAGCCCTATCTGTTCGGGCGCGTCCGGCTGAGCGGCCCGGATCCGGCACGCGGCAGCTATCGTTCGTATGCCTCGTTCAGCGATCCCGACGGCAATGGCTGGCTGCTGCAGGAAGTCACCGCGCGGTTGCCCGGCCGCATCGACGGCAACGGCACGTCGTTCACCTCGTCGGCCGATCTCGCCGCCACGTTCCGCCGGGCGGCTGCCGCCCATGGCGAATACGAAAAGCGCAACGGCGGCAAGCACGATGAGAACTGGCCGGACTGGTACGCCGACTACATCGTCAACGAACAGAGCGGCCAGCAGCAGGCCGCATGA
- a CDS encoding cupin domain-containing protein, which produces MRTLSKGFFLIPVTALALALMLSAAPASAQTTQGAAGDRTSAASERPRDDLAGKLVRRIIQRAPSSIPGREIVQVETEIPAGVESGWHVHPGEEVGYIIAGEVEMKVEGRPTVILRAGDGFLIPPRTPHNARDLGPETGRMLSTYIVEQGQPLASFVHQHVEK; this is translated from the coding sequence ATGCGTACGCTATCCAAGGGCTTCTTTCTTATTCCGGTGACCGCGCTCGCGCTGGCTCTAATGCTTTCAGCCGCACCGGCATCGGCTCAGACGACACAGGGCGCCGCGGGTGATCGAACCTCGGCGGCATCCGAGCGGCCGCGCGACGATCTGGCCGGCAAGCTTGTCCGGCGCATCATCCAGCGCGCGCCGTCTTCGATCCCAGGCCGTGAGATCGTGCAGGTGGAGACGGAGATTCCCGCAGGCGTCGAGTCCGGATGGCACGTTCATCCCGGCGAAGAGGTCGGCTACATCATCGCCGGCGAGGTCGAGATGAAGGTCGAGGGACGTCCCACCGTCATCCTGCGCGCCGGCGACGGTTTCCTGATCCCGCCGCGGACCCCGCACAATGCGCGCGACCTCGGTCCGGAGACGGGACGGATGCTGTCGACCTACATCGTCGAGCAAGGTCAGCCGCTCGCGTCGTTCGTGCATCAGCACGTGGAGAAGTAG
- a CDS encoding MFS transporter, with product MEDSRYRWVIVAAGGLLGCVAIGGMFSLPVFLQPIARDTGWSVTGISSAMTIGFLAMAFSSMIWGTLSDRFGPLPVVLTGSVVLAVSLGLASLATSLVVFQFVFGLLVGCAIAAIFAPMMACVTGWFDTHRSLAVSLVSAGMGMAPMTMSPLAAWLVSNHDWRTSMQIVALVVAAIMIPVSLLVRRAPALESGASTPSGDPSQPDMTLAQALRSPQFIILLLTNFFCCATHSGPIIHTVSYAISCGIPMIAAVTIYSIEGLAGMGGRIAFGLLGDRLGAKRVLVFGLLAQAFGALGYVFVRDLAAFYAVAALFGFIYAGTMPLYAVLVRENFPLRMMGTVIGGTAMAGSLGMATGPLAGGLIYDTFASYAWLYIGSWIMGLGAFLIILTFRPMPAVRAAAPVPA from the coding sequence ATGGAAGATTCTCGCTATCGCTGGGTCATCGTCGCGGCCGGTGGCCTTCTTGGCTGCGTCGCGATCGGCGGCATGTTTTCGCTGCCGGTGTTTTTGCAGCCGATTGCGCGGGATACCGGCTGGTCGGTGACCGGCATATCCAGCGCCATGACCATCGGCTTTCTCGCCATGGCCTTCTCCAGCATGATCTGGGGCACCTTGTCCGATCGATTTGGGCCGCTGCCGGTGGTGTTGACCGGATCGGTCGTGCTGGCGGTCAGTCTCGGGCTGGCCAGCCTTGCGACATCGCTGGTTGTATTTCAATTCGTCTTCGGGCTGTTGGTCGGCTGCGCCATTGCTGCGATCTTCGCGCCGATGATGGCGTGCGTCACAGGCTGGTTCGATACCCATCGCAGCCTCGCGGTGTCGCTGGTCTCGGCCGGCATGGGCATGGCGCCGATGACGATGTCGCCGCTCGCCGCTTGGCTGGTCTCGAACCATGACTGGCGGACCTCGATGCAGATCGTGGCTCTTGTCGTCGCCGCGATCATGATTCCGGTCTCGCTGCTGGTGCGCCGCGCGCCCGCGCTCGAGAGCGGGGCGTCCACGCCGTCTGGCGATCCTTCACAACCGGACATGACGCTCGCGCAGGCGCTGCGCTCACCGCAATTCATCATCCTGCTGCTGACGAATTTCTTTTGCTGCGCCACCCATTCGGGCCCGATCATCCACACCGTGAGCTACGCCATCAGTTGCGGCATCCCGATGATCGCGGCCGTGACCATCTACAGCATCGAGGGTCTGGCAGGGATGGGCGGCCGTATCGCCTTCGGCCTGCTCGGCGATCGCTTGGGGGCCAAGCGCGTGCTCGTGTTCGGCTTGCTGGCGCAGGCGTTCGGTGCGCTCGGTTATGTGTTCGTGCGCGATCTCGCCGCGTTCTATGCGGTCGCGGCGCTGTTCGGCTTCATCTATGCCGGCACCATGCCGCTCTACGCCGTCCTCGTGCGTGAAAACTTTCCGCTGCGGATGATGGGCACCGTGATCGGCGGCACGGCGATGGCCGGCAGCCTCGGCATGGCGACAGGCCCTCTGGCGGGCGGTTTGATCTACGACACGTTTGCCAGCTACGCTTGGCTCTATATCGGCTCGTGGATCATGGGTCTCGGCGCGTTCCTGATCATCCTGACGTTCCGGCCGATGCCGGCGGTGCGTGCTGCTGCGCCGGTGCCGGCGTAA
- a CDS encoding Rrf2 family transcriptional regulator → MKRDSRLSGVLHVLLHMAERDAPVTSEVLAKAMDTNPVVIRRIMSGLRDQGYVRSEKGHGGGWTLTRDLATISLRDVYEALGQPSLFAVGNRTEAPGCLVEQAVNAALDRAFDDAEALLLSRLGDVTLAMLSADFQKRLGDRRNRHRLETAHAS, encoded by the coding sequence ATGAAACGGGACAGTCGATTGTCAGGCGTGCTCCACGTCCTGCTCCACATGGCCGAGCGCGATGCGCCGGTGACATCCGAGGTGCTGGCAAAGGCCATGGACACCAATCCGGTGGTGATCCGGCGGATCATGTCCGGGCTGCGCGATCAGGGCTATGTGCGATCGGAGAAAGGGCATGGTGGCGGATGGACCCTCACCCGCGACCTCGCGACGATATCGCTGCGGGATGTCTATGAGGCTCTCGGTCAGCCCTCGCTGTTCGCGGTAGGAAACCGAACGGAAGCACCGGGCTGTCTTGTCGAGCAGGCCGTCAATGCCGCGCTCGACCGGGCTTTCGATGACGCGGAGGCGCTGCTGCTGTCGCGCCTGGGCGACGTGACGCTTGCGATGCTGAGCGCCGACTTTCAAAAGCGCCTGGGCGACCGGCGCAACCGCCATCGTCTGGAGACCGCCCATGCATCGTGA
- a CDS encoding class I SAM-dependent methyltransferase, whose protein sequence is MHRDTAVQPWLAHFSDPEAVRHYADGPPRFVPGFADLHRMTRILLAEQVAQDARVLVLGAGGGLELKALAEAEPRWSFVGVDPALAMLKLAEQTLGPFNARVELQQGYIDDAPDGPFDAATCLLTFHFLDADERRRTAREIHRRLRPGAPFVAAHSSFPQADAERARWLSRYAAYAIASGADPDQANNARAAVDANLNLFSPEQDAQILREAGFRDVELFYAAFTWRGWIATA, encoded by the coding sequence ATGCATCGTGACACAGCCGTCCAGCCCTGGCTGGCCCACTTCTCCGATCCCGAGGCGGTGCGGCATTATGCGGATGGGCCGCCGCGCTTCGTGCCCGGGTTTGCGGACCTTCACCGCATGACTCGCATCTTGCTGGCGGAACAGGTTGCGCAAGATGCGCGGGTGCTGGTGCTTGGCGCCGGTGGCGGCCTGGAATTGAAGGCATTGGCGGAGGCCGAGCCTCGCTGGAGCTTCGTTGGCGTCGATCCCGCTCTGGCGATGCTGAAGCTCGCCGAGCAGACGCTCGGGCCATTCAACGCGCGCGTGGAGCTGCAGCAAGGTTACATCGATGATGCGCCCGACGGGCCGTTCGATGCCGCCACCTGCCTGCTCACGTTTCATTTCCTCGATGCCGACGAACGGCGGCGGACGGCAAGGGAAATCCACCGGCGGCTCAGGCCCGGCGCGCCCTTTGTGGCGGCCCATTCCAGTTTTCCGCAAGCCGACGCTGAGCGTGCGCGGTGGCTGTCGCGCTATGCCGCCTATGCGATCGCCTCCGGCGCCGATCCGGACCAGGCCAACAATGCGCGTGCCGCGGTCGACGCAAACCTGAACCTGTTCAGCCCGGAACAGGACGCGCAAATTCTGCGTGAGGCCGGATTCAGGGATGTGGAGCTGTTCTACGCCGCTTTTACCTGGCGCGGCTGGATTGCAACTGCGTGA
- a CDS encoding SWIM zinc finger family protein: MAIDLKAIEQLATDQSSLKAAAGLAKPAKWSGVGVSHDGALVWGECAGSGANPYRVMADLRDLGNKCTCPSRKFPCKHVLGLLWLKAETVMPFAPADTPAWVSDWLGRRRAGAGTPKAPPSVAPSAAKDLRAAQQAEPEAVEDPKDAARREAAAAKRSEDTERAIFDALDALEQWIGDQLRMGLSAFVDDVTARCRRIAARLVDGKAAVLAGRIDELPGRILALPPGDRPRGAVVELGKLVLLARAFRTTPRDAEIRRAVAASETREAVLTNPQTLRVKACWEVLAEQVQTRRDGLVSQTTWLLSLNDGDPRFAMLLDFFPASVGRRGSVFTPGERFQGELAFYPSRQPLRALLVAREAAEDAAKPEWPTPETALAETLTGPLLAEPWTIEIPVLLPAGRIALDDAGHPWWRSADGANTLPIAGSAEGLLCGTDLKRTAAIWSGNRLTILAAQTSWGRIGGHG; this comes from the coding sequence GTGGCGATTGATCTGAAAGCAATCGAGCAACTCGCCACCGATCAATCCTCGCTCAAGGCAGCGGCGGGGCTCGCCAAGCCGGCCAAATGGTCGGGCGTTGGCGTGAGCCATGACGGCGCGCTGGTCTGGGGCGAATGCGCGGGCTCCGGCGCCAATCCTTATCGCGTGATGGCCGATCTGCGCGATCTCGGCAACAAATGCACCTGCCCGTCGCGCAAATTCCCATGCAAGCACGTACTCGGCCTGTTGTGGCTGAAGGCGGAGACGGTGATGCCGTTTGCCCCGGCCGATACGCCTGCCTGGGTCAGCGATTGGCTCGGCCGGCGGCGCGCCGGCGCCGGCACACCCAAAGCGCCGCCCAGCGTTGCACCATCCGCCGCCAAGGATCTGCGCGCCGCGCAGCAGGCCGAACCGGAAGCGGTCGAAGACCCGAAGGATGCCGCGCGTCGTGAAGCCGCGGCGGCCAAGCGAAGCGAGGATACCGAGCGCGCGATTTTTGATGCGCTCGATGCACTCGAACAATGGATCGGCGATCAACTGCGCATGGGCCTTTCCGCGTTTGTCGACGACGTGACCGCGCGTTGCCGGCGGATCGCGGCGCGGCTGGTCGACGGCAAGGCAGCCGTACTGGCCGGGCGGATCGACGAGCTGCCGGGCCGGATCCTCGCGCTTCCGCCGGGCGACCGGCCGCGCGGCGCGGTGGTCGAACTCGGCAAGCTGGTGCTGCTCGCGCGTGCCTTCCGCACTACGCCGCGCGACGCCGAGATCCGGCGCGCGGTTGCGGCCTCGGAAACACGCGAGGCCGTGCTCACCAATCCGCAGACGCTGCGCGTCAAGGCGTGCTGGGAAGTGCTCGCCGAACAGGTGCAGACGCGGCGTGACGGATTGGTGTCGCAGACCACATGGCTGCTCAGCCTCAATGATGGTGACCCCCGCTTTGCGATGCTGCTCGATTTTTTCCCGGCGAGTGTGGGCCGGCGCGGCTCGGTGTTTACACCGGGCGAACGGTTTCAGGGCGAGCTCGCGTTCTATCCGTCCCGACAGCCGCTGCGCGCTTTGCTCGTCGCTCGCGAAGCCGCGGAAGACGCCGCCAAGCCGGAATGGCCGACGCCGGAGACAGCCCTTGCCGAGACCTTGACGGGGCCCCTGCTCGCCGAGCCATGGACGATCGAAATTCCGGTGCTGCTGCCGGCAGGGCGGATCGCGCTCGACGACGCAGGCCATCCCTGGTGGCGGTCGGCCGATGGCGCGAACACGCTGCCGATCGCGGGCAGTGCCGAAGGCCTGTTGTGCGGCACCGATCTGAAACGCACGGCCGCGATCTGGTCCGGCAACCGGCTGACGATCCTCGCCGCGCAGACCTCATGGGGGCGAATCGGCGGCCATGGCTGA